The Maniola jurtina chromosome 9, ilManJurt1.1, whole genome shotgun sequence genomic sequence attttgactgaaaaatgctctgcgctgcgctccgccatatgtgcgccggctctaatagtaggtaataaaaaacaGCTTAATTCAATATCAACAGTTTATTGTAAACACATGCATCAtaatctaaattatttattttattgataaaaagtatctgctcataaaaagaaataaaaaataatgcttACCGATGTAACGTTCTAAACAGAACAATAATATTTATAGCATACAACTGTCGTGTGGCAAAATTTACCATATTTTAAATGAAGTTTATAACATTGAGAAAATATTGGTAGGTGCTAGGTGCTGGTCGACTGAGGCTGacatctatagagtgcactttgactttgctctgactaaagacactgttaaaacgagacagcgttataccgctggcataaatctgtctcgttttaactgaaacttgagTCTAAGCCAAGTCAAAGTggggtctatagatttcaacctgagattGTTCGTTAGGTAGGACGCGGGTTGCGAGAGTGTGACAGTTGTCTTCCTAGTGCCTCTCAGACGGTGTGTAGGAACTTTATTGGTCTCGGAGGCGGGTTCTAACCAGGTGCCGCTGGCTGGGTTGAGCAAACGGGTTTGGCTCCGTAGCCCAGCCACCAGGCGATGCGTGGGGTTTTAGTcagtaagagtccgacataacctctGTGCCTCTCTGGGAGTAGTGGTATTCATGAGGATTTCCCTACGAAAAAAAGGATGACAGAGACGACGTTGGCTTCAATGATTGTTACTTCAACTTGTCCTTCTCACAACCCGCACCCCACAAACCTCACCTCACTATCAACCTCAGTGAAAGGGTATACCGATAGTTGAATATTAACTTAATTTTGATACATTTCCTCTTTGGTaccttaatttaattaaaattttattacatgtGTTGCAAATAAGAAGACTTGGCTATGGAGATCACATAACTCtaggttttaatattattttgactaaatAAGAGTGCATCATCAACCtgtcaccggctcactactgagcacgggtctcctctcagaatgagaaaggtttgggtGAAGAACTCCAGACCCCCTGAATGGAGACAGACATTTGAACGACTTGGTTTTAAACGGATAAGAGttcttatattttaattcagttttctttaaaaataaacaatcaaaTAAGACAAAAtgaatacatataatattaactTTGCTGGTTGGATATTGCCACGTGGTCTtcttatttgaaataaattattcctAGTTATTTGCGACATGTACAGCGTTTATCTAACACAAATATACCCTATCATGATAAATATTTACAATGGTATATTTTAGCTACTTACCAAGTAAATTTTAATGATAGTAAAATATAGACTAATGGAAAGAAACAGAAAATAGTAAATAACTACcagtggtgaaggaaaaataaagaaataaaggCAAGACGTTATTGATTTCACATTTTCAAAAGTTCAAATATTAACCTATTTTTGATTAGCAGACTTAATCGTCGAAAACTTCGCGGAAAAAAGGTGTAAGCGACATGCTGCATTCTCTGGAACTTTGGACGTTGTTCTATGATAAGTTTCATTGTAAGATCGGAGTAAGAACGTCCTATGCAACATGAATGGTGCACCTCTTATGGTTTCCGTGAGGAAAAACAAGTTGTTTACTGTTCACGTCAGCTAAGAAAAGATAGAATGTTCATTTTCATGAACTATGGATTTCAACAATTACATTAATACCTTAATCATATgaaatataatgtaggtatatcacATGAACTGTGGAGTTTATAACAAGTTTACATTTGATTGTCCACCATTAATTTTTGAGTAAGCTCTTCTATAAAAATTACAACAGAAAAATGAACTCATAGTTGTGTTAAGCGAAGATGAACTTTGTGACCGATACAACCCTGACGATACCTCCTCAAAGCTGGTTTCACCAATAAACTGTTGCAAATCATTTTTAGGAAATCCCTCTCTATAGTATTGTTTGATGGTATCGTACGCATCCATTATAACTGATATGAATAAACTTAGAACTACGTAAATATATAAACTTATAAAGGAGTACAGATACACTCGGCTGAACCACCATAGCATTGGCGATTTTTTAGACATGATCGAAAAAGTTGCAAACATATCATCACCGTTAATAAGTGAAAATAGACATTCAGAAGTGGTAGCCAAAGATCTGAATTTCATATGATAAGGGCCTAATACAAGCCAACCGCAAAAAGTGAAACCAGCATACAGTAACAACGCACAGcaagaaaacctaaatattTTCGGTGCAGCCGTTTTCAGAGTCAATATGACAACATTGTAAGTTTTAAAGAATCCAAGGTAACGCAAAACTCCGAACCAAACTAAAAGGTTTCCAATACCCAAAAATAAAGAACACACATTCCATTCGTCATAAGTAAATTGATTACGTTCGATTTGTTCTTTCATTGCTGATCCCATGATGATCAAAATGTCGTTAACTATAATCATAATGTACCAAATATTGAGGAATTCCAAACGACCATCGAAACTTAGCTCTTTATTGTACGCTCTTCTGAAAAACGCACAAGTGATTCCTTTTAATAATTGTGCTCTGTAAATAGCTCTGCTGCAGAGTATGAGCGAGATactgcaaattaaaataactaaaatattgaGTATGCTTCTCAGAATCTGGTCTATTTTATTATCCGTTACATAAGTCTTGTCACCTTTGCAAGTTAACTTGTGCGGTTCGGCCTCCAAATACAACGACATTTGTCCATCATGATCTTCGTTATCAAATATAATGCTGACATCAAATCTGAAGCAGTCAGGTGGTGTTATTGGTCCTGCAGCTCTGAAATTTATAGTTTTCAAAGGAAACTTCAATTCAGCTCTGACCAAAGCTGAAAAATCGACTTCTAACCCAACATCTTTCAAATATTGTTTCGATTTAAAACCTTTTGCATCCACATTCGTGAAGTTAACACAATTGTATTCAATTTCAGCATTAAACTCATAGCTCTCATTGAAACCATTAATAATTCctttcttataataatattgacaGAATTCTGGATCTGGTTTTATATTGTTTTCATCGTTGTACGAATATGGTCCAATGGCATTTGTCAAGTTTGAATATCCAGAATAGGCGTAATCCAAGCTGTTATAGAACTCATCAACTTTATAAACGGCTAAAGGTCCAGCGCCGGGCGGATACGCGTTTATCTCTCGAGTAGAATCCCATCCCAATAAAAACAAGTGTGAAAACGTAATTCTGTTATCCCAAGTATAGTTCACATGGTTATACCTGTTATGTGCAAACAGACACAGCTGGAGGGTGACGAGCACTATTTTTATTACCTGTACGACGAATTTGTAAGGAAACTTACGTTTTGCTTGCCATTTCTCGATAGGGTTCATGAAGAAGAACTGGAGTTTCCGACGCATTTTTTCTTCAACTTGAGCGAGCATCGTGGAATTTGGAGCCGACCGGGACGTACCTTGGGAGTTTCCGTAGTTGGGTACATTATTGCTTTGGACTTCATCTTTAGGTCCGTCTTCCACATCGAGTTGTTCTTCTGGAGACGTCATGTCTTCTAGTTTAACGTATTCGATCACTGCTTGGATGAGAAATCATACGATTAAAACCTGTATGCCCTCTTCAATAAAGGAAGAGGAAGCACATTTATTGGGCTGGAATAATTAAAACACAGAAAAACGAAATCAATTACATTTTTTCCGTATTTTCCTTTGTTGTTTTCACATGAAATCACACCACAGAATCACACACACAGGATCAGACCAAAAAATGACAATCgaaaatcacatcacatcaatGTTTCCATTTACGATTTTGATTATGAACtagtttttctttataaattaccctactttttaaccgacttcaaaaaaggaggaagttcAGTATTCAACTgcatgtttttaattatttatagtaaattaaaaaaaaaagttccgtaataaaatatttttttatctttctgGTCTTTTTAGATATACTTTCgagaataatattatcatttttgatagatctaaatatatacaaaatCTACATCCGAGGATTTCATTcacataaaatacataaaaatatcctAAAAAGTCAACCCGTACCTAGGTGCGGTCTACCTATCTATTATGAGTCATTTCGTCCTAAAATAGGGTGAAATCCCATAATGGGAAACATTGCAACACTGGAGTCTTTAAAAGTCGAAAATGACAGATTTGACAAGTGGCAATCAATCATAAACTAGCAAACAGAAGTTAGGTTTCTAGAGTAATATCCggatttaaaagtattttttcagGTTGTTGATAGTGTGGCTGATACATAATGTAACCCTCTCAATTTAGCCAACATAAAAACGTTGAATAGGGTAATAAGAATCTCCGGATTCCTAGTCTGTGAACTGAATGTCACGAAAATGTCAAATAAATTTGGTAATCTGTGATTGATGTCGTATTcgaatataaatttttatgattttccccgagaaatatttcataaaacCACTCAATCTTGGAAcaaaatttattcaaataaccattagtgttgataaaatataaatgaagcCATGGCTTTGACACTGGACAAGCTCACCAATGACGAGAGGTACGGACAAAGTCGGCTATGTTTGTTGTATGTTGTGCGGTTTTGCCAAGAGAAAGTTTACACTGTTGCAAAATTCTGGCTGAACTTGTTATTGCAAGCAATACAAACACATTATTTATCTCTAACGGTATCCTATTTGTGTTATTTACAGGTTTAGTGGTGACAATGTACTACACTTTTTACTATATTTACCCTTGGGGTTAATTTTGATGTCCACCCGAGTAATCCTAGGGCTTGTATTGTGGATTGCCGCGATCATTCTGCCAAATAAATCTGCTGTGAGGCAGATACTGTCCACCCTTGCATGTTGGACGTTTGGTAAGATacagtttaaatatttaaaaaatcaaggaACTTTAGACAGAGAAACTGAAAATTACGAGGATACAATATACAGATAAAAATAAGCTAGGCATTTTAAAATTGTGCTTCTAGCTCAGCAAATTTAAACTGGTTAATTAACTAAAGTATTAGTAGTTCAAGTTTACTTTTGCAAggtaaaaacttttaaatcatCTAAGGTCAGATATTTGGCAATGAATCTAGTTAAAGGTATTTTTGCACTAATATATAAATGTAGACTACTAAATGAATGTTAATGGTACAGGGTAATATACATTCAAAATTCAGTGATCCTACCACCAATATGGAAAGCctattctactgagaagagccagcaagaagctctgcagttgctcttttctaatcataaatagttataatattacttattttcaATGTAACAGTGCACTACCATCTCGTGGCCAACTGAAAGCTCGGCCATTGTTTCCACACAACTTTGTCATTACCTGGTTTGCATATAAATGCCTTTTAATGAGAATCTAGTTATTATTCTTTTGACTGGCTATGTGTTCCATCTGACCTCTACAACCAGTTAAGAATTTACAAGTAGAACTGCAGCTTATTCCATATCTTAATGGCTAAATTATTTAGATACagcaaaatataaaacttttatagTATCTATGACATCGCTATCAGTGTCTTATCACCATATTATACCACAATAGGTAGTGCAATTTGGGGTGAACAACCATATCATAAGTATGGATATGACaggaataaaatgtaaaatatgttGATACATTGTATGGATAAATGAGATAAAGATAAAGCCGGTGGGTGTATGTGTAGCTTCCCCTTTAATTAGAACAGAAGAAAAAGGATATTAGTCATTtgaaaactttactttttttgaCCGATActttgtccacatggatttagatttagatGACGACTGATACTTGTCTACATGAATTTAAATTCCTAAAATTCCAGGAGACATATAAATTTCGGAAAAAAGcaatctctgtatcaaatttcatcgaAATTGGTTTTATGAATGAGCCATGAcaaaataacagacagacactttttttttaatattataaagtgctgacagcagtactttattaACATTACAATGCCTACGAttaaagctaataagtaatattatattaacctgaacttataaaagtacttatatctaagagttGGTCCATTGACTTATCTTAGTTTATAGTTAGTTATAGTATTGgaagacactttgttcttgtatTCTTTAAATTGCACTTCCGTGACAAAACACGCGCTCTAGCTATATTATCCGGGTGACATATCTACATATTGCCGGCTTggtaaaagataataatttgagtgattttgttttattaagatacaataGCTAGTTAggtcttgactgcaatcttacctggtggtaagtgatgatgcagtctaagatgaaagcgggctaacctggaagggacgtggcagtttttactaaacctatACTTCTTTGGTTACAACactgcatcgtaccggaacgctaaatcgcttggcggcacggctttaccggtagggtggtaactagccacggccgaaatcTTTCGCCAGACAAGTTCACACATCTTATTTCAGGCGTGTACGTGGAATTGAACGGCGGCAGAGATCCGCGCTGCAGCGTGTTGGTCGCCAACTACGTGTCGTGTCTAGATTCCCTGGCCGCCACATACACGATGGGAAGTATCAGTGTAAGTATAGTGAATAGACCTTTAGTCATGAATTCATGCCACCTATTTTATACCTTGTTTAGCGGCCATATTGCTATGATAAGGTATTTACATAAGAGCCCCACTGAAGTTTAGCAACTAATGTTATTCCCAGAAGAACAGCAGTATCCACTAAATCTAGATTTGATAAAGTTAGTACTTATTTGCTAGGCTTtagggaagtggctggatgaggaaggctgagggccgggtgtggtggcgctctatagggaaggcctatgtccagcagtggacgtccacaggctgatgatgatgatgatggcttTATACCATTGATTTACAGAAATGACGCAGTTGTCGATTCTTCTAATTAGATGATTGCAAAAAATGCATTAGATGTTGTAAAACACTGTACTTTAATAcataattttgtgaaaatttttcGCTATCGTTATTTGTTTACAGTTAAGAAAATGGAAGGTCCCACCATTTTTCGCATCAACACTTGGAATCAAGAACACTGCTCAGTTTGTGAGAAAGTAAGCAATTTATGAAACCAAGAATCCAAAAACaagacaaacattttttttattcactttgaataaacacatttattattctatttacttttaattaaagtttaaatttaagTTTAGCAGTACTACTTCTTCTATAAGACGTATCAGCAAAATTCGTTTGTGCAGAAAAGCGAAATCGAATGCTGACTAAACCAGAATGTACATCAATAGatatagaccttattgcttgacgttaagatttcaaacacaaaaacaaTAGGACTTGTGCTATCTCGCACATAATTCGCGCGAACAAAATATGCtgcgtaggcaacaaccaatagttAGCAGTTACATTGTCGTAACTTATAAAAGACTTAGTACTGTATATCTTTAGGTAATTGTACCTTTCTGTTACAGTACTTTAATGCACAAATTTCAATTATATTATAGCAAAAAGATCTAAATGtgtgtctgtgacatcgtagcttctaaactaataaaccgattttaatttagtttgagtttgtttgaaaggtggcttgaccgagagtgttcttagctataatccaagaaaatcagttcagccgtttaaaagttatcagctcttttctagttactgtaaccttcacttgtcgggggtgttataaatttttaatttacacttgtttacagaGAACACTTCACAGAGATTCCAATTAAACCTGTGTTGCTGCAGCCAGAAGGTGGCCCCACTAATGGCAAGGGACTGCTAAAGTTTACAGACTGGTCCATCCCTATTGGCAACAGAGTGCAGCCTCTTGCTATCAGTAAGTTTATACATGGTCATTCTTAGTTTGGTCTGGACTATATCATTTTGTGTGGGCTAACTTGGCTTTCAAAATggactaaataataaattggctttgcaattagacattgtgaggtctacatctcctgtggatgctccggtgtcggcgcgacacgcgcgtcgagtggtgttggaatttgtgtcgtgctgcgtaccatacagatttcgttggtttagcggattatagcaaattaagcttttggttccttgtacaaTTTTCTTAACCAGCAAGAAACCTTGGAAATGACATAAATACCAaattcttcaaaaaaaaaaaaaaaatggcagaCAACTTTTGGAGACAAATTACGGAGGATTTGAAAATGAGTTTATATTTCGTTGTCAGTCTCAGTATTCCGAAAAC encodes the following:
- the LOC123868154 gene encoding mucolipin-3-like; this encodes MTSPEEQLDVEDGPKDEVQSNNVPNYGNSQGTSRSAPNSTMLAQVEEKMRRKLQFFFMNPIEKWQAKRKFPYKFVVQVIKIVLVTLQLCLFAHNRYNHVNYTWDNRITFSHLFLLGWDSTREINAYPPGAGPLAVYKVDEFYNSLDYAYSGYSNLTNAIGPYSYNDENNIKPDPEFCQYYYKKGIINGFNESYEFNAEIEYNCVNFTNVDAKGFKSKQYLKDVGLEVDFSALVRAELKFPLKTINFRAAGPITPPDCFRFDVSIIFDNEDHDGQMSLYLEAEPHKLTCKGDKTYVTDNKIDQILRSILNILVILICSISLILCSRAIYRAQLLKGITCAFFRRAYNKELSFDGRLEFLNIWYIMIIVNDILIIMGSAMKEQIERNQFTYDEWNVCSLFLGIGNLLVWFGVLRYLGFFKTYNVVILTLKTAAPKIFRFSCCALLLYAGFTFCGWLVLGPYHMKFRSLATTSECLFSLINGDDMFATFSIMSKKSPMLWWFSRVYLYSFISLYIYVVLSLFISVIMDAYDTIKQYYREGFPKNDLQQFIGETSFEEVSSGLYRSQSSSSLNTTMSSFFCCNFYRRAYSKINGGQSNVNLL